In Arcanobacterium canis, the sequence GACCTTGCTTGCAACTGTTTGTGATGTTGCGACGCCACTTCCGCATGCGACGATGACATTCGTTGTCATGATTTTCTCCTCATCATTGAGTGTTGATAGTGGTGGAATGGATGAATTAGTCGGCGAACCCGTCGAGGGAACGCACTGCAGCAAAGAAATCTGTTTCGGTCGTGGCCGTGTTGAGGCGTTCCATATAGTGGGGAGCCATGAAATTCTTCAGAAGTAGCTGGAGAACTTTGACGTGGCCGTCGTCGTGAGTGAAACCAAGCATGAAAATGTAACGCACAGGATGCGTGGCGTCATTGTTGCCCATTTCGTGCCATTCAACGGCAGTGGCAAGTCGTGTCACTGCGATGAACGGGGTGATCACGTGCTCAATATCTGAATGGGGGATGGCAATCGCTTCCGGTACCGTCGGGAGTGCGGTGGGGTATTTTTCCTCACGCTTGAGAATGGCTTGTCGAAAACTTGGTCGAACGTAACCGAGCTTTTCAAGCTTGGTGACCATTTGTTGGAAAAAGTCCTCTCGATCGGTCACCTGCCAATCAAGTTGAATCAATTCTTCCTTGATGAGATCGCGGTTCATTACTTTCTCCTCATTGAGTTAGTTATTCACCACCGGAGCTGTGAGGCGGAGTTCTTCGAACTTAGGGATTGTCTTGCATTTCCGGTGTGTCACACTCTAGGCGCCTGCGATAACGGAAAACAATTTCCGTATGAACAAATGTTCATTTAATTTTCTATCGAACCTTTAAATCTCCTGTAATAAAGACATTTTTCGAGTATTCCTGATGAAAATATTTTGTCGAATATGTACAAATGTTTATTTTTCCTGTGTCTCGGAAATGATGATCAGCAAACGATGCGGGGTTTTCTTTGCACAAAGAACATCACACACAGATGGAAGTCGCCGTCGTTCGACCTGCTAAAGTAAGGCTCGCTGACTCACTGAGTCTGGGCTATGTGTGCCTAGGCGCTACCACAAGGATGTGATGCGATGATCAACCAACTTCTGAGAAATTCCGTTATTAAAATTTCCGCAGCAGTGTCAGGTGCGATGGCACTTTCACTGCCACTGCCCGCGTCGGCGCAGCCCAGTGAACACACTGTGCGAGTAGAGCCGACGCAGGCGTCGATTGTGTTCTTCCAAGATGGCCATGACATTGCACCAGTGAAACAGGGAACGAAAACCGATCCTGAATATCACGGCGGAATTGCACGATTGGCAACCGTTCTTGCGCAACAAAAGGCGCGAGGAGTCCCAACAGACGTGGCTTTCGGGGGTGACCTTGGCGGGGGTACGCTCTTTGGCGCTGTCTTCCACGGAACTGCGATGGTTGAGGCATTCAACCAACTCGGAGTGGACATCGCCGGTTTTGGACAGCACGATTTCGACTACGGACTTGCGACGACTCGCGCAAATATTGCGGCGTCAACATTTCCGTGGGTATCTTCGAACCTCTCCGTCGGCGGGAAACCGCTTAATGGCGCACAAAATATCGCTGTTGTGCGCAAGGTTGGTGGGGTGAAAATCGGCTACCTCGGTTTGACCCTCGGAATGGAAACGACGACAGCAGGTAAAGATATCGCCCAAGCAGATTACGTTGAAGCGGCGAAAGCTGCACTTCCTGCGCTGAAGGATGCTGATGTGATCGTGGCACTTGCACAGTTTCCTCGTGCTGAGGATGCCATGCGTCTTTTACGTGAAGTTCCACAGATCAACGTCGTCTTGCGAGAAGAAAATTCGTTCGCGCAGGAAGGCAATGACATCACCATGCTCCCTGATGGACGTTTCGCCGTCGCCCCGGAGGGAAACTATGGGTCGCTTGCTCGAATCAACTTTGCTCAGACTGAGCAGGGTCGGTGGGTTGCAACGCACGAGGAAATTCAAGTGAACGGCAGTGTCGGTGAGGAGCCGGCAGCTCTTGCCTTAGAGAAAAAGTACCAAACTGAGCTTGAGAAGAAACTTGCGACGAAGGTGGCGTGTTCCGACACTGCACTGGAAAAGCCACGAGCGCTGGGAGCAGTTGCCGCTGAAGCATTTCGTCAAGTAGCAGGGGCGCAGATCGGGTGGCTCAACGCCGGTGGAATGCGGGCTGATCTTGCTGCCGGGCCACTGACCTTGAAAGACATCCTTGCCGTGTTCCCTTACGACAATAAAGTGATGAAAATCCAGGTCACAGGCGCGCAACTGCGCCAAGCGCTTGAGCAGGGGGCAGATTCCTCACCGAATGGGGACGGTGGCGGTTACCCGATCCTGGCGGGCGCGCGTTTTTCTTATGATTCGGGCGCAGCGCCTGGCACAAAAATCAGTGATCTCACGTTTGCAGATGGGACGCCTATCAAAGATACTCAGGTTCTCACTCTCGGTCTGACCAACTATGTGGTTGGCGGAGGCAATAATGTGACCGCCTTTGCCTCAGCTCAGGTCATTCTCGACGCCGGTTTTATTGGATCCGATTTTGACGCGTTAGTTGTTCGGCTGACAAAGACGAGCCAGTGTGCTGCCGGTCAGCCCGAGAAACATGAACAGTTTGCTGAAACGGGACAGTCGGAGAAGAAAAAGCAAAAGACCAACTCAACGACTCAGGCCACAGGGAAACTGACGCCGTCTGCGTCAGACTCTGATTCGACGTCGGCCCTTGCACAGGGCACCAACACTCAGAAAAAGGGCAGCACGGAAACGACGGGCCTAGCATTTACTGGGACAAATATTGTGTGGACGGGTGCTGTTGGTGTGGTTGTGCTTGTGGTGGGTGTGTTGCTTGCGCGTCGGCGACGACAGTAAAAATGGCAGTGACAAAAGTGGGGTGGCATCAACCGATGCCACCCCACTTTTGTCACTTACTTCGTCTCTGTTGGTGAAGCCGGCGTTGATGGCGTCTGCTTCGGAGCCTTTACCTTGTCGGGTGCGAGTGTTACCACGCACTCCTTTGCGGATGTCATCATCAACTTCACGTCCTCATCCTTATTTGGGACATTGCCCTTTGTCTGAGTGAGTGTCTTGAGCGTGTCAGTGGAGAGCTTGTCATAGCTGGCATCCATGATGCACTGAGCCAGTTCACGCGCTTTGCCTTTGCCTAGCTGCGCTTCGATTTTCTTTACCTGATCTTGCGAAGAAACCATCGCACTGACCACGGCATCTTTCGACGGGCGATCTGAAGAATTCGAACCGCATGAAGTAAGCGAAAAAGCTACGAGCGTGGCAGCTGCCGTAGCGATCAGTGTGCGGATTTTCATCGAGCCTCCAGTAATTGAGAAATTGTTTCAAGTAAATGGTGGCACAGCGGGAGCCGTCATGCGAATTAATATCACAGGGGCGGCAATTTCTCTGCGTCGGCTTTTTTGAGATGAGTGCCGGACATTGTCATCCATCTTCCCTTTCCCATAAGGGGGTGATCGAGTAGCAACACGAATCGTCCGTCAAACTTTTTACCGAGTTCCAGAAGTTCCGCTGTACGCTCGTTTGGCAAGGTCGCTTCGTCAACTCTCATGATGGGCAGGCCGTAGAACCATTGATCGCGTGATCCAAGCAGGACGAAATTTGGTTCGTTTTTGCAAGATGTACGAGTGCTTTTTGACGGTGACGCAGCCGTTACCGACACGGTGGGCTTTGGTGAGGGTAATGTTGAAGGAAATTTCACGCGAGCTAGGCCGCCTCGAACGTTTGTGTTCGCGCTGTGGAGATCGGAAGCTGATGCATGACGCAAGGTGCGCCTCCATCTTTCAGGGAACACGGTGGCCAGAATGTCGAGAAGAATATCGACGAGTGCTTCAAAGATCATTCGATGACCACTGCGGTGCCCGAGGCGGTTACCATCACCATGGAGCCGTTTGAGCCGAGGGTCTCGTAGCCGAAATCCACGCCGACGATAGCATTTGCGCCAAGTTCTTTGGCGCGTTTTTCCATCTCCGCAAGGGCATCAAATCGGGCTGTCAGCACTTCTCCCTCATACGAATTTGAACGACCGCCGAAGAAGTTTCTTACCGAGGCTGCAAAATCTTTGACGAAGTGTATTCCTTGAATAACTTCAGCAGAGACGATGCCTTTATACTCACGGATTGAGTATCCCTCAAGACTGTCTGTTGTGACGGAGATCATCCTTGGCCCTTTCTGTGCTTACGGCAAAACGAATCGTATAACTACTCCGGCAAAAGTGAGAAGTTAAGGTGCAACAAAAGTCAACATTGCGCCACCAGTGTATCAATCATCATGTCTATCGGATCTTTGGGATCCGGCTCAGGTCAGATACGGCCGATCACCTATGCTCCTCGCAGAACTTTCTCAATGCGTTGGACTGAGACTTTTCCTTGCGTACCTAATTGCTGAGCAAACAGCGATACCCGTAGCTCCTCAATCATCCATTTGGCTTGGCGTAGCTCTCCAGCGCGCGCCGCGTTCCACGGCCCCTGAGCAAAAGAAGCTCGCTCTCGCTGAAGTTTCTCGATGACGTTCTGAATCTGCCACGCCAGAGCGTCATCGGCGGCAGGATTCGACGCCGCCTTGTGGAGACGGTGGATCGCCGCAGTCAAATATCTCGGGTACTGAGCGAGCTGGAGATCCTCGGTGGCAGAGAGAAAGCCGTCGTAAACCAAACCCTTGACCTGCAACTTCACATCCGAAACTGTAGCGAGAAGCGCTACCGATGTGCTCACGCGCAACGCAGATTCCACCTCACCCCAGGCACTAAAAATGCGAACGCAAATACGAACGATTCGATACACCTCATCTTCGATACGATCGCGAACCCACACGCGAAGTTGCTCGTATAGCCGCTGGTCACGCAACCGTCCAAGCTTATTCTTGGTGTCCTTCGCCCACTTGTCGGCTAAGTTACGCGTCGCAGTGAGTTGCAGATCAGCCACGAGCGCCGACGTGGAAGGGTACGGCGTTGCAGACATTGCCAGAGCTTCGCTGCCTGTCCATCGTGAGCTGATTCGGCCTTCGGGGAGAGCCGCCTCGTGTGCAAGAAGACGAATCACCCCGAGTCGATGATCGCGAACTTGCTCAGCTGGCTCCGCCAATACGCGCAACTCCACGGTGACACCATCGACACCAGCCAGCGGCTGCTCGCCCGACGTCGCTTTCTGCCTGCTTAGGGCGTCCGCGCCAGCCTTGCCTTGGACCTCGACGAGCGCCGGATATCCGCGAACCACCATTCCATGTGGCCCTGCGGTTTCAATGACTTCGGGAATCACACCGTTAGCGACCTGCGGCCAGGTAGAAAGCGGCTGATCTGCGCCGGCAAATGACGGTGAGGCAGGATCATTGGCTGTTGTAGAAGGGGCAATTAATCCTGCGCGCGCTTCCTCAAGTGCTTGAGCC encodes:
- a CDS encoding PTS sugar transporter subunit IIA; its protein translation is MNRDLIKEELIQLDWQVTDREDFFQQMVTKLEKLGYVRPSFRQAILKREEKYPTALPTVPEAIAIPHSDIEHVITPFIAVTRLATAVEWHEMGNNDATHPVRYIFMLGFTHDDGHVKVLQLLLKNFMAPHYMERLNTATTETDFFAAVRSLDGFAD
- a CDS encoding bifunctional metallophosphatase/5'-nucleotidase yields the protein MINQLLRNSVIKISAAVSGAMALSLPLPASAQPSEHTVRVEPTQASIVFFQDGHDIAPVKQGTKTDPEYHGGIARLATVLAQQKARGVPTDVAFGGDLGGGTLFGAVFHGTAMVEAFNQLGVDIAGFGQHDFDYGLATTRANIAASTFPWVSSNLSVGGKPLNGAQNIAVVRKVGGVKIGYLGLTLGMETTTAGKDIAQADYVEAAKAALPALKDADVIVALAQFPRAEDAMRLLREVPQINVVLREENSFAQEGNDITMLPDGRFAVAPEGNYGSLARINFAQTEQGRWVATHEEIQVNGSVGEEPAALALEKKYQTELEKKLATKVACSDTALEKPRALGAVAAEAFRQVAGAQIGWLNAGGMRADLAAGPLTLKDILAVFPYDNKVMKIQVTGAQLRQALEQGADSSPNGDGGGYPILAGARFSYDSGAAPGTKISDLTFADGTPIKDTQVLTLGLTNYVVGGGNNVTAFASAQVILDAGFIGSDFDALVVRLTKTSQCAAGQPEKHEQFAETGQSEKKKQKTNSTTQATGKLTPSASDSDSTSALAQGTNTQKKGSTETTGLAFTGTNIVWTGAVGVVVLVVGVLLARRRRQ
- a CDS encoding heavy metal-binding domain-containing protein, producing the protein MISVTTDSLEGYSIREYKGIVSAEVIQGIHFVKDFAASVRNFFGGRSNSYEGEVLTARFDALAEMEKRAKELGANAIVGVDFGYETLGSNGSMVMVTASGTAVVIE